From the genome of Adhaeribacter pallidiroseus:
CATCGTGCATGTAGGCCATAGCGGTATCGGCTTCGGAGGCCGAGAACGCAATTTTAAATTTCCGGCCCATGTCCTGGCATATTGGGTTGCGCACAAAATACCGGAAGGTTTCGTAAGCGTACGGCGATACATCAAACGGTTCTTCGGGGTTAATGCCCGCATCATAAGAAGCTGTTACGTTCCGTACGGTGTTCCCGCAAGCTTCGCGCAAAGTAATATCATCTTCGGCCAGTTTCGCCCATAGTTCGGGGGTGCGATCCAGGCTTACAAAGTGAATCTGAATATCCTGACGCGTAGTTAAGTGCAGGTTTTTGCTCGCGTACTCATCCGATACATCGGCAATTTTAAGTAATTGCTTTACGGTTAAACGGCCGAAAGGCAATTTTATACGCACCATTTGCACGCCGGGCTGGCGCTGCCCGTAAATACCGCGCGTTAAACGCAGGCTCCGGAATTTTTCGTCGGCGATCTGGCCGCCCCGGAATAGACGTATTTTTTTATCGAGATCAATAATCTCTTTGGAAACCAACGGATTTTCAAATTCGGTCCGAAAACTTAACATGGTATACTATTTAAATCTTTTATCTTTTTTAAATTAAAAAGGCCTTCTCTTACTGGAGAAAGGCCCGCGCAAAACTATGGATTCCGCAGAACGCAATAGCTTATACCGGCCGATCTTTCTGAACGGCGAAACAACACATACAACAACAGGAAGCCATTACATTTAACATATTATTTATATCGTTTTAATAGAATTAGTCCGGAATTAAAAAGGCCTTTTCTGGTTGCAGAAAAGGCCTTTTCGTAATTATATCAATTCACAATTAAGCCTTTCCTGCCGGAGCCATACAACAGAAACCACAGCAAGCTGCGGGTACCCGATTGTTGGCCGAAGAAAAAGCGTTTGTGTTCATAATCTTAATTTGGTGCCGTAAATATATAAGTATGTTACGAACTTTCAGCGGCTTAGATGTATTTTTTTAAAAATCCGGTGAAATATTGCAAGTTATGCAAGCAAATAACATTTCTGTTGTTGAATTGTTCCGCGAAGCCCTGAAATTATCCCGCTGGTATTAAAAATTTTTAAAAAAGTTGAAGCGGTAGGCTCCTGGAACCTGATAAACTACCGCGTTATTACTAATTTTTTAACGGAAGTACTGCCATCTTTATACCATAAACGGCAGGTATACAAGCCATTTGCTACCGCAGGTAAGTTAATTGTAACGAAATTGGCGGCTGTAGTTTGGGTAAGTATTATTTGGCCGACGCTGTTTATAATCTGGATTTGCTGGAGTTCTTTATTGGCCGGTGCTTCAATGTTTAACTGATCCTCCGCTGGATTGGGATAGAGAATAGCTTCAGTGCCCGTTACCCGGATGTATTGCGTTTTGGTAACCGCATCGGACACTGAATTAAAGCTAGCAGTTAGTGTAACGGTATAAGTTCCAGGCTGATCGTAACGAACCAACGGGTTTTGCTGATTAGAGCTTGCCACATTCGCCCCTTCAAAAGTCCAGTTCCATTGATTGGCTTGCACGCCCACGCTGGCATCTTCGAATTGCACCGTAGTGCCGGCCACAATAATCGTATCAGATACTACAAAGTCGGCGGTTAAAGGTACGCTGCAAACTACGGCAGTAGTTAATATATTCTGGCGAACCGTACTCAAAATACTTTGCATGTATTCGGCCTGGCCCTGGGTAAATAAATTCATGCAAGCATCGTCGGTATAATCCAGGTAATTTTGGTACATGTCGCCGCCTTGTAAACTGTTGTTACAAGAGGTTACGGCACTCGTTGGGCAGCCATTACTGGCATCTTCCTGGTTAGGCGTATCGGCAATATCGTCGGAGTCGGTACAGCTGGCATCATCCGGGCCCCAGATATGTTGCAAGCCCAACCAATGGCCTACTTCGTGGGTGCCCGTGCGGCCCAAATTGTAACTAGAAGCAAACGGATTTACCGGGGGTTGCCCCACGGTGGTGTAATCCAGCACTACGCCATCGGTTTCGGTTGGTCCGCCGGGGTATTGCGAGTAACCCAGCGTTTCGCCCGATAGATTGCACACCCAAATATTTAGGTAACGGTCCGAATCCCAGGCATCTTGCCCGGAGAATCTCGAAAACTTCACGTCATCGCCCAAGTCGAAACCTGTTGCGGTGGTACTTTTTCGGGTAATGCCGGTAGTCATTCTGCCAAGCGGATCGCGAGTTGCCAAGCAAAACTGAATGCGGGTGTCGGCGGCGATGCTTTTAAACTGCGGTAAAGTTTGCGTGGAATCAGCGTTCTGACGGCGATAATCCGTGTTCAAGACGTCTAGTTGCGAGAGTATTTGCTCCGTAGAAATGTTCTCGCGGGTGGTACGGTATACGATATGAAATACCACGGGTACCACAATAACCGGTTGCTGTAAACGGGCCCGTTTTTTTTGCTGCTGGTAGGCTTGCGCCTGGCGTTTTACTTTTTGCTGCTGGGCCGCCATGCCCGGTATACGCTTTTGCAGTTGTTGGGTAACCTCGTTGGTAGCGCATTGTCTCGACGGAGCTACTTGCTGCGCTTTTACAGAATGGGTAAATACTAACCAGATAAAAATTAAAAAAAAGGAATGTGCTCGCAACTGCATGAGCTGTAAGTTAAAAAATAATTTATGAGATGTTTTAGTCCTACTTAGAGATACCAGAAATTCTGGTTCTATAATCGGTAACTGTTACGTTTTGTTTTTAGTATTTGATTGCTAAAAATACTTTTATTTACAAATTAGATAATCACGAAAAAGCCCAGCATAGAGCCAGGCTTTTGAAAGTTTTAAAAATTATAGTTTTATGCTCTGGCTTTATGGCCAACTGCGGCGTAGTACCAGATAAATAAATAACAAGGCACCATAATCCAATAAGCTTGTTGCAGGTTAAGCACATCGGCCAAGCGACCATAAGCCAAGGGTATTAAAGCGCCACCCGCTAAGGCCATAATCAAAAACGACGAACCAATTTTGGTAAACCGACCTAAATCCGCAATAGCCAGGGGCCAGATAGCCGGGAAAACTAAGGCATTCGCCAAACCCAGCAAAGACACACTCAAAACAGATATGTAGCCATCGGTTAAAATAGCTACCACTGATAAGATAACACCGAGCACCGCCGAAATCTGGAGCGCTTTTTCTTGTTTAATGTACTTCGGAATCGTTAAAATACCAATGATGTAGCCCATAATCATGGCTATCAGGGTACACGACGTAAAGAATTTAGCGGTATCTAAAGAAATGCCTTGCGCATTGTGCGCGTAACTGATCACCGTATCACCGGCCATTACTTCCACGCCCACGTACAAGAACATCGCCAAGGTACCCATTATTAAATGCGGGAATTGCAGAATGCTGGTTTTGTTGGTATTGGCTACGGCTACGGTTTCATCTTCCTTATCGGTATCGATTTCGGGTAAGCCGGAAAAGTAAATAAGTACGGCCAGTACCAAGAGAATAGCCGTCATGATAATATAAGGCGTGATTACCCGGGAAGCCAACTCACCTAGTTCAGTAGCTTTTTGCACGGCGTTCATGCCGTTTAAGCGTTCTACCAAAGTATCGGCTTCGGATAATACAATGCTACCCAGAATAATAGGAGCAATGGCGCCGGCTACTTTGTTGCAAATACCCATAATACTAATGCGTTTCGCGCCACTTTCCCGTGGCCCCAGAATAGTGATATACGGGTTAGAAGCCGTTTGCAGAATAGCTAAACCAGTGCCCTGCACAAACAAACCCAGTAAAAACAAAACGTACGTACGGGAGGTAGCCGCCGGAATAAAAATTAAACAACCTACCGCCATGATCAACAAACCCACCGACATGCCTTTTTTAAATCCGGTAGCCTTGAGTACCCACGCCGACGGAATAGCCATTACCAGGTAAGAAATGTAAAAGGCAAAAGCTACCAGGTACGATTCAAAGTTATTGAGCTCGCAGGCGATTTTTAAATAAGGTATAAGTACCGAATTAAGCCAGGTAACAAAACCGAAAATAAAAAATAAAGCCCCGATAATAATAATAGAGCGCATGTAATTGGCATTGGTGGTAGCCGAACTTGTAACGGGCTCCCGAGATACCGAACTGTTGGTCATGAGTTTTTGGAAAGAAGTTATGAATAATACCGTGCACGTACGTGTCAGCCGAAAGTAGTAAATTATTTTGGAATTACAGCAAGCTAACTTACCAAATCAAATTAAGCAGCGTAATGTAAATTTGCAGGATAAAACCAGAAAACTGCTATAAAATTAGCAAAGTGGGCTTGTAAAGGATGGCAAATTTTTAAAAAATAAACTGATTTACTGAATTATACCCTTAATGCGGTATTCGAGCGGGCGCAAGAAAACGGTTTTTTGGGTACCGCTTATCTGGTAACTGATAATCTGATTCTGGCCATTAACCGGCTCGCATTGCAGCGAAAAATCTTTGGTTGATTTTACTAAATAATTGTCATCCCGGTGCCGGCCTTTGATCGCTACTACTTGTTTATCCGCGGAAGTAGTTACTTCTAAATACTCCACGGGCGCATCGCGGTAGCCTGGGCGTTTGCGGTAAATGGTTTTGATCCGGCCATTTGCTTCGGGGGTAGTAGTTATGGCGTAGGCGGCGCGCAAGGCAGGCTTATTGATGTCGGCTTGGGTAAAAGTTTCCAGTTCGTGCTCCCAGTTGATGGTGCGCAGCACCTTGATTTCTGGTGCGTCGGGCGGGGTAACAAAGGTTTTCTCTACGGCTATTGGTGCCGATTGCAGTTGTTTAACTTGTCCCGAGATAAATTGGCTTAAGTTGAAGTACGCCGGCGAAGCAATTGCCTTGGGATTCGGTTTTACCGATTCGTTTTGGCAACTGCTGAACCAGGTAAGGCTTAGTATCAGGAAAAATTTAAAAAAATACCTCAAAATTAATTTTTAAGCAAGCTGTAATAACGATTGTCCGGTCATATCGGGTGGTTGAGGTATACCCATTAATTGCAAAATGGTTGGAGCTAAATCGCCTAATTTACCGTTTTGCAAAGTTCCCGGGTAATCGTTTGAAGCCAGAATAAAAGGTACTAAGTTAGTAGTATGTGCGGTATTAGGCGTACCATCGGGGTTAACCATCATTTCGGCATTACCGTGGTCGGCAATAATAATGCAAGCATAATCACTGGCCAGGGCCGTCGTTACTACCGCATCGGCGCATTGGTCTACGGTTTCCA
Proteins encoded in this window:
- a CDS encoding M43 family zinc metalloprotease — its product is MQLRAHSFFLIFIWLVFTHSVKAQQVAPSRQCATNEVTQQLQKRIPGMAAQQQKVKRQAQAYQQQKKRARLQQPVIVVPVVFHIVYRTTRENISTEQILSQLDVLNTDYRRQNADSTQTLPQFKSIAADTRIQFCLATRDPLGRMTTGITRKSTTATGFDLGDDVKFSRFSGQDAWDSDRYLNIWVCNLSGETLGYSQYPGGPTETDGVVLDYTTVGQPPVNPFASSYNLGRTGTHEVGHWLGLQHIWGPDDASCTDSDDIADTPNQEDASNGCPTSAVTSCNNSLQGGDMYQNYLDYTDDACMNLFTQGQAEYMQSILSTVRQNILTTAVVCSVPLTADFVVSDTIIVAGTTVQFEDASVGVQANQWNWTFEGANVASSNQQNPLVRYDQPGTYTVTLTASFNSVSDAVTKTQYIRVTGTEAILYPNPAEDQLNIEAPANKELQQIQIINSVGQIILTQTTAANFVTINLPAVANGLYTCRLWYKDGSTSVKKLVITR
- a CDS encoding sugar MFS transporter; this encodes MTNSSVSREPVTSSATTNANYMRSIIIIGALFFIFGFVTWLNSVLIPYLKIACELNNFESYLVAFAFYISYLVMAIPSAWVLKATGFKKGMSVGLLIMAVGCLIFIPAATSRTYVLFLLGLFVQGTGLAILQTASNPYITILGPRESGAKRISIMGICNKVAGAIAPIILGSIVLSEADTLVERLNGMNAVQKATELGELASRVITPYIIMTAILLVLAVLIYFSGLPEIDTDKEDETVAVANTNKTSILQFPHLIMGTLAMFLYVGVEVMAGDTVISYAHNAQGISLDTAKFFTSCTLIAMIMGYIIGILTIPKYIKQEKALQISAVLGVILSVVAILTDGYISVLSVSLLGLANALVFPAIWPLAIADLGRFTKIGSSFLIMALAGGALIPLAYGRLADVLNLQQAYWIMVPCYLFIWYYAAVGHKARA